The following are encoded together in the Populus trichocarpa isolate Nisqually-1 chromosome 5, P.trichocarpa_v4.1, whole genome shotgun sequence genome:
- the LOC127905329 gene encoding protein HASTY 1-like, with protein MENIQSMEFRHGRQLVLSALIPLVKRCLMEMWEAWLENVLHPLFIHAQQALTFSWSSLLNEGKAKVPDFLGILAGADFFLLKQNSLAVLAFLICLEAFTWTDGEAVTTVSSFCAIDSAVDAPETGIDEGGTIRLAATGMGSGTTRKCQTALSPEIIARESSGLRLGEFIRVNLS; from the exons ATGGAGAATATACAGTCAATGGAGTTCAGACATGGAAGGCAGCTTGTTCTTTCAGCTTTAATACCTTTGGTTAAACGTTGTCTTATGGAAATGTGGGAGGCCTGGCTGGAAAATGTCTTGCATCCATTATTTATCCATGCACAGCAAGCTCTTACCTTTTCTTGGTCCAGTCTCTTGAATGAGGGTAAAGCCAAGGTCCCAGATTTCCTTGGCATCCTTGCTGGGGCAGACTT TTTTCTTTTGAAGCAGAACAGCTTGGCTGTTCTGGCATTTCTGATTTGTTTAGAAGCTTTCACATGGACAGATGGTGAAGCAGTGACAACAGTTTCATCCTTCTGTGCTA TTGATTCAGCTGTAGATGCTCCAGAAACCGGAATTGATGAGGGGGGTACTATAAGATTGGCAGCCACCGGGATGGGGTCCGGCACCACCAG GAAATGCCAGACTGCTTTAAGCCCTGAAATCATAGCTAGGGAAAGTTCTGGTTTACGGTTAGGAGAGTTCATCCGagttaatttaagttaa